A single window of Lytechinus variegatus isolate NC3 chromosome 8, Lvar_3.0, whole genome shotgun sequence DNA harbors:
- the LOC121420206 gene encoding 26S proteasome non-ATPase regulatory subunit 9-like, whose translation MANVLSLTGRISADARVHVQGLIARKDEIEAEIKALFEVLESQNGVGMTGPLIDAEGYPRNDIDVYSVRTSRHKIICLQNDHKALMQEVEQALHTLHGIERQQREQGTYNPVANGSSNGAASIPFAKVDLVSQGSPAEKAGVHVGDKILEFGSVTSMNFRSIKDIAPVVQHSQNKPIRVVVQRDEDKVTLSLTPQTWSGRGLLGCNIIPIR comes from the exons aTGGCTAACGTGCTGTCTTTAACGGGACGTATTTCTGCTGACGCTCGGGTGCATGTGCAGGGTTTGATCGCCAGAAAAGATGAAATAGAAGCAGAAATCAAGGCTTTATTCGAAGTTTTGGAATCT CAAAATGGAGTTGGTATGACAGGGCCGTTGATTGATGCAGAGGGCTACCCAAGAAATGACATTGATGTTTATTCAGTGAGAACTTCCAGACACAAAATTATCT GTCTACAGAATGATCACAAAGCCTTAATGCAAGAAGTTGAACAGGCTCTTCATACACTGCATGGCATTGAGAGACAACAGCGGGAACAGGGCACCTACAATCCCGTTGCAAACGGGTCCAGTAATGGAGCTGCTTCAATCCCATTCGCCAAGGTGGACCTGGTTTCACAAGGATCCCCAGCAGAGAAAGCT GGTGTACATGTCGGTGACAAAATCCTAGAGTTTGGATCAGTGACTTCAATGAATTTTAGAAGTATTAAAGACATCGCTCCAGTGGTGCAACACAGTCAAAAT AAACCTATCCGTGTTGTTGTACAGCGAGATGAGGATAAAGTGACCCTCTCTTTGACTCCACAAACTTGGAGTGGAAGAGGTCTCCTCGG ATGCAATATAATTCCAATAAGATAA